From a region of the Georgenia yuyongxinii genome:
- a CDS encoding CAP domain-containing protein, with translation MVAGLVMTGLSTAAPATAAGQEVGGSGDTYFLSDSFSAKANIEFSYGSATDDVFVGDWDGNGTDTLALRRGATFYIKNSNAGGNPDQVVTYGRPGDVVLVGDWDGNGTDTFAVRRGSEYHVKNSLTGGPADAKAVYGRAGDAILVGDWDGDGEDTFAVRRGSEYHVKNSISAGRSDQVAVYGRANDDVYVGDFDGDGDDSFTVRRGATYYVANVIRPGSADRTIVYGRTTDTTLVGDWNGDGTDTLGLRRASTVQHIGGTVSGAQEAYDAQMVGLINIERARHGLPPLAYWPPLRGGALSHSSWMARTDSFQHATSRTLWDDAAGAGCPSGYAENIFWSSYSSKPELAMQRYMASPGHRANILNPELGFVATGTVVVGGELYNTQRFGYTCR, from the coding sequence ATGGTTGCCGGTCTCGTGATGACCGGCCTGTCGACCGCTGCGCCCGCCACCGCTGCGGGGCAGGAGGTCGGCGGCAGCGGGGACACCTACTTCTTGTCGGACTCGTTCTCGGCCAAGGCGAACATCGAGTTCAGCTACGGCAGCGCCACCGACGACGTCTTCGTCGGTGACTGGGACGGCAACGGCACGGACACGCTGGCCCTGCGCCGCGGTGCGACGTTCTACATCAAGAACTCCAACGCCGGTGGAAACCCGGACCAGGTCGTGACCTACGGCCGTCCCGGCGACGTGGTGCTGGTGGGGGACTGGGACGGCAACGGCACCGACACCTTCGCGGTTCGTCGTGGCTCGGAGTACCACGTGAAGAACTCCCTCACGGGTGGTCCGGCGGATGCCAAGGCGGTATACGGCCGAGCCGGGGACGCGATTCTGGTGGGGGACTGGGACGGGGACGGCGAGGACACCTTCGCGGTGCGCCGTGGCTCGGAGTACCACGTGAAGAACTCCATCAGCGCGGGCCGGTCGGATCAGGTCGCCGTGTACGGCCGGGCGAACGACGACGTCTACGTGGGCGACTTCGACGGTGACGGGGACGACTCGTTCACCGTGCGCCGTGGCGCCACGTACTACGTCGCCAACGTGATCCGTCCTGGTTCGGCGGACCGCACGATCGTCTACGGCCGTACCACCGACACCACGTTGGTCGGGGACTGGAACGGCGACGGCACCGACACCCTGGGCCTACGGCGCGCATCCACCGTGCAGCACATCGGCGGCACGGTCTCCGGGGCCCAGGAGGCCTACGACGCCCAGATGGTCGGGCTCATCAACATCGAACGGGCCCGGCACGGCCTGCCGCCCCTCGCGTACTGGCCACCGCTACGAGGCGGCGCCCTCTCCCACTCGTCCTGGATGGCCCGGACCGACTCGTTCCAGCACGCCACTAGTCGCACCCTGTGGGACGACGCTGCCGGAGCCGGCTGCCCGAGCGGCTACGCCGAGAACATCTTCTGGTCGAGCTACTCGAGCAAGCCCGAGCTGGCGATGCAGCGGTACATGGCCTCACCCGGTCACCGCGCCAACATCCTCAACCCCGAGCTCGGCTTCGTCGCGACCGGGACGGTGGTCGTCGGCGGCGAGCTCTACAACACCCAGCGGTTCGGTTACACCTGCCGCTGA
- a CDS encoding lysylphosphatidylglycerol synthase domain-containing protein: MGRLLELLRTRAVRTIFVLLALGAAAWAVASQWDDVRDALGAIPGGILAATLALSVVYVFFTMLSWRAVLHDLGSPLTVRASSTVFFVSQVGKYLPGGVWNIVAAAEMGADHQIPRRRSVSVMAVSILVSIVTALALAAGAVALAPGGVTDRYGWVVWALPLVLVMLVPPVLNRLLNLALRLTRRPPLEQPLTARGIAAASGWALISWFLAGLQVWLLATAVGMEPTPATYALAVGGYALAWTVGFLIIVVPAGVGAREAVLGAMLLGQLGAGSVVVVVLLSRVLLTLADLLLGLTGAVLARRRAGVEGADAASGGRAGAPGGRAGASGDRIGEDPSGLA; this comes from the coding sequence ATGGGACGCCTCCTCGAGCTGCTCCGGACGCGCGCCGTGCGCACGATCTTCGTCCTCCTCGCCCTCGGGGCCGCCGCGTGGGCGGTCGCGTCGCAGTGGGACGACGTCCGGGACGCGCTCGGCGCCATCCCGGGCGGCATCCTCGCCGCCACGCTGGCGCTCAGTGTCGTGTACGTGTTCTTCACGATGCTGTCCTGGCGTGCCGTGCTGCACGATCTCGGATCGCCGCTGACGGTTCGCGCGTCGTCGACAGTCTTCTTCGTCTCGCAGGTGGGCAAGTACCTGCCGGGCGGGGTGTGGAACATCGTGGCGGCGGCCGAGATGGGCGCCGACCACCAGATCCCGCGGCGGCGCTCGGTCTCCGTGATGGCGGTCTCGATCCTCGTCTCGATCGTCACCGCGCTCGCACTCGCCGCCGGGGCGGTGGCACTGGCACCGGGCGGGGTGACCGACCGGTACGGCTGGGTGGTCTGGGCACTGCCGCTCGTTCTGGTCATGCTCGTCCCGCCGGTGCTCAACCGACTGCTCAACCTCGCCCTGCGCCTGACGCGCCGGCCCCCGCTCGAGCAACCGCTCACCGCACGCGGCATCGCCGCCGCGAGCGGGTGGGCCCTGATCTCCTGGTTCCTCGCAGGGCTGCAGGTCTGGCTGCTGGCAACAGCGGTCGGGATGGAGCCGACGCCGGCCACCTACGCCCTGGCCGTGGGCGGGTATGCGCTCGCCTGGACGGTCGGGTTCCTGATCATCGTCGTCCCGGCCGGCGTGGGTGCTCGTGAGGCGGTGCTCGGTGCGATGCTGCTCGGTCAGCTCGGCGCTGGTTCCGTAGTCGTCGTCGTGCTGCTGAGCCGCGTGCTTCTGACACTTGCCGACCTGCTGCTGGGGCTCACCGGCGCGGTGCTGGCGCGACGCCGGGCCGGGGTGGAAGGTGCTGACGCTGCGTCGGGCGGCCGTGCTGGTGCGCCGGGTGGCCGTGCTGGTGCGTCTGGCGACCGTATCGGGGAAGATCCGTCAGGCCTGGCCTGA
- a CDS encoding glycosyltransferase: MRVLAFGTYDVAKHPRVQVLIDGLRDSGVTVDELNHPLDLTTAQRVQMLRQPWRLPVLAARLASLWGRLTVGALRLRSRTRRTGRRPDAVLVGYLGHFDVLLARVLFPRRTIVLDHLVFAADTAVDRGAGHGLRTRLLGRLDRLAIAAASLVVLDTDEHRELMPEAERRKAVVVPVGATGVWFAAARDGATSSPDAAGPAAAAPPSELAAGVQLRPLSVVFFGLFTPLQGAPVIGRALRLLHQRGVEVRATLIGSGQDVAAVHRDVDGLPEVTWHTWVDGSQLPAVVAQHDVSLGIFGTTPKALRVVPNKVYQGAAAGAAVVTSDTAPQRRALGDAAAYVPAGDAEALADTLAAFAGDPARLAELRRRAAVVAAERFTPQAVVRPLVAALER; the protein is encoded by the coding sequence GTGAGAGTCCTGGCCTTCGGGACCTACGACGTCGCGAAGCATCCTCGGGTTCAGGTCCTCATCGATGGGCTGCGTGACAGCGGCGTCACGGTCGACGAGCTGAACCATCCCCTCGACCTCACCACCGCGCAGCGTGTGCAGATGCTGCGCCAGCCCTGGCGTCTTCCGGTCCTCGCTGCGCGGCTTGCCTCGCTCTGGGGGCGCCTCACCGTCGGTGCCCTCCGCCTGCGGTCCCGTACGCGCCGGACAGGTCGCCGCCCCGACGCCGTGCTCGTGGGCTATCTCGGCCACTTCGATGTGCTCCTGGCCCGAGTGCTGTTCCCACGTCGCACCATCGTGCTCGACCACCTGGTCTTCGCGGCCGACACGGCGGTCGACCGGGGCGCCGGACACGGGCTGCGCACGCGCCTGCTCGGGCGGTTGGACCGGCTGGCGATCGCCGCGGCCTCGCTGGTGGTGCTCGACACCGACGAGCACCGCGAGCTGATGCCCGAGGCAGAACGACGCAAGGCCGTCGTCGTCCCGGTGGGTGCGACGGGTGTGTGGTTCGCGGCCGCGCGCGACGGCGCGACGAGCTCGCCCGATGCCGCGGGTCCGGCGGCGGCGGCACCGCCGTCCGAGCTTGCGGCGGGCGTCCAGCTGCGTCCGCTCTCCGTGGTGTTCTTCGGCCTCTTCACACCTTTGCAGGGGGCGCCGGTGATCGGGCGCGCACTGCGGCTCCTGCACCAGCGCGGCGTCGAGGTGCGAGCGACCCTCATCGGGTCGGGCCAAGACGTGGCGGCGGTGCACCGCGACGTCGACGGCCTGCCGGAGGTGACCTGGCACACCTGGGTCGACGGCAGCCAGCTCCCGGCTGTCGTCGCACAGCACGACGTGAGCCTGGGGATCTTCGGCACGACGCCGAAGGCACTGCGCGTGGTACCGAACAAGGTCTACCAGGGCGCCGCGGCCGGGGCGGCCGTCGTCACCTCGGACACCGCCCCCCAACGGCGCGCGCTCGGTGACGCCGCCGCCTACGTGCCGGCGGGTGACGCCGAGGCGCTCGCGGACACCCTGGCCGCTTTCGCCGGAGACCCGGCACGGCTTGCCGAGCTGCGCCGTCGCGCCGCCGTGGTGGCGGCTGAGCGGTTCACCCCTCAGGCCGTGGTACGCCCGCTCGTCGCGGCGCTGGAGCGGTGA
- a CDS encoding glycosyltransferase family 2 protein gives MKLFVQVPCLNEEETLPLVLSSIPREIPGIDSIEILIIDDGSTDRTIEVAEEHGVVHFVRHARNMGLARSFRDGIDYALAHGADIVVNTDGDNQYPQDRIADLVQPIIHGQADIVIADRQTSKIAHFSPFKKAMQRVGSEVVNKAAGTALPDAASGFRAYSKSSLIRLNVVTQFSYCMETIIQAGNKRLRIASLPITTNPKTRESRLFKNIWQHMFKSGTAITRSYLMFKPHMILGTLGSVMLVAAMIPFVRFFLFWLQGDAGGHVQSLIFGTAMLVGALLCYALLIIADLLRTNRVLLEESLERLKEIQYRPAAEVTLLEVAHQDGLSHLGPVAVVTAGNVVSSDGARRSGRPVTIAAPADAVPGARPATTATGETVASR, from the coding sequence ATGAAGCTGTTCGTCCAGGTCCCCTGCCTCAACGAGGAGGAGACCCTGCCGCTGGTGCTCTCGTCGATCCCGCGGGAGATCCCCGGGATCGACTCGATCGAGATCCTCATCATCGACGACGGCTCCACCGACCGCACCATCGAGGTGGCCGAGGAGCACGGGGTGGTGCACTTCGTGCGGCATGCCCGCAACATGGGCCTCGCCCGCTCGTTCCGTGACGGCATCGACTACGCCCTGGCGCACGGGGCAGACATCGTGGTCAACACCGACGGCGACAACCAGTACCCGCAGGACCGCATTGCGGACCTCGTCCAGCCGATCATCCACGGCCAGGCGGACATCGTCATCGCCGACCGGCAAACCTCGAAGATCGCGCACTTCTCCCCGTTCAAGAAGGCCATGCAGCGGGTGGGCTCCGAGGTGGTCAACAAGGCCGCCGGCACCGCGCTGCCCGACGCCGCCTCCGGGTTCCGCGCGTACTCGAAGTCCTCGCTCATTCGGCTGAACGTCGTCACGCAGTTCAGCTACTGCATGGAGACGATCATCCAGGCGGGGAACAAGCGTCTGCGCATCGCGTCCCTGCCGATCACCACGAACCCGAAGACCCGCGAGTCCCGACTGTTCAAGAACATCTGGCAGCACATGTTCAAGTCGGGGACCGCGATCACCCGGTCCTACCTGATGTTCAAGCCGCACATGATCCTGGGGACCCTCGGCAGCGTCATGCTGGTCGCGGCGATGATCCCGTTCGTGCGGTTCTTCCTCTTCTGGCTCCAGGGGGATGCCGGCGGGCACGTGCAGTCCCTGATCTTCGGCACGGCCATGCTGGTCGGCGCGCTGCTGTGCTACGCGCTGCTGATCATCGCCGACCTGCTGCGCACCAACCGCGTGCTGCTCGAGGAGTCCCTCGAGCGGCTGAAGGAAATCCAGTACCGGCCCGCCGCCGAGGTCACGCTTCTCGAGGTCGCGCACCAGGACGGGCTGAGCCACCTTGGTCCGGTGGCCGTCGTCACCGCCGGCAACGTCGTGTCCTCGGACGGTGCCCGCAGGTCCGGGCGGCCAGTCACCATCGCCGCCCCCGCGGACGCCGTCCCGGGGGCGCGGCCGGCCACCACCGCGACGGGTGAGACGGTCGCCTCACGGTGA